One Paramisgurnus dabryanus chromosome 8, PD_genome_1.1, whole genome shotgun sequence DNA window includes the following coding sequences:
- the fkrp gene encoding ribitol 5-phosphate transferase FKRP, with translation MRAIMRITFCQALITGAIVLNLFILYYVSRTQQQIMEKRREQGKGFKKASLPVSGLGAMSSLVGGGMVGGVKVGSIEGNMRAPRVTVLVREFEDFENYVADVARSFLRQRPELPFLAVADTAPYPPLALPEGARLLVLSPSPDQPPQTHRPEFNVQTEFALLVPDGVELDHGRQVERLIRELEGEGGGPVRLVAAPVLTRSAVQCLHLRVNLREWTATYTPAASGSSGSVCTALQGDAVVLIRTEDLFNLSVPLGRPLMFSLFVQTSLRGWKVKLLEGPSFSAGHRPLFSSAHNQWKADSRLKDATSHLMHSFGIKRVVLPDGRDQWFGCSKEKPRCFGTVRDDTPEYLYLERWTPPCCLRALRETTKYVINILESSGVRYWLEGGSLLGAARHQDIIPWDYDVDLGIYLEDIPNCDYLKNLDSGSLVDANGYVWERAVEGDFYRVQYSEANHLHVDLWPFYPRNGVMTKDTWTEHKQDVEFPEHFLQPLVPMQFAGISAYGPNNHRAFLELKFGEGVIENPQYPNPGKKKLDRSRTAGS, from the coding sequence ATGAGAGCCATAATGCGCATCACCTTTTGTCAGGCTCTAATAACTGGAGCGATAGTTCTGAACttgttcattttatattatgTGTCGCGAACCCAGCAGCAGATAATGGAGAAACGTCGAGAGCAGGGGAAGGGCTTTAAAAAAGCCTCATTGCCTGTGTCAGGTCTGGGAGCTATGAGTAGCCTGGTGGGTGGAGGTATGGTTGGAGGCGTTAAAGTGGGAAGCATCGAGGGCAACATGCGAGCTCCCCGCGTGACAGTCCTTGTTCGCGAGTTTGAAGACTTTGAGAACTACGTTGCCGATGTGGCCCGTTCCTTTTTGCGACAAAGACCAGAGTTGCCCTTCTTGGCTGTGGCTGATACTGCACCGTACCCTCCTCTGGCACTTCCAGAGGGAGCGCGCCTCCTGGTGTTGTCCCCGAGTCCTGACCAGCCTCCGCAAACTCACCGGCCTGAGTTTAACGTTCAGACGGAGTTCGCTTTATTGGTTCCAGATGGTGTTGAGCTCGATCATGGCCGACAAGTGGAACGGCTTATCAGGGAGCTCGAGGGCGAGGGTGGCGGCCCGGTGCGACTGGTCGCAGCCCCCGTGCTGACCCGCTCGGCGGTGCAGTGCCTGCACCTGCGGGTTAATCTGCGGGAATGGACCGCAACCTACACCCCTGCAGCTTCGGGGAGCAGCGGTAGCGTTTGCACAGCCCTGCAGGGAGACGCTGTGGTGCTTATTCGTACCGAGGACCTCTTTAATCTTTCGGTTCCTTTGGGGCGCCCCCTGATGTTTTCCCTGTTTGTACAGACATCTCTGCGAGGCTGGAAAGTCAAGCTGCTAGAAGGACCTTCGTTCTCTGCAGGTCACCGTCCGCTGTTCAGCTCAGCACATAACCAGTGGAAAGCAGACAGTCGGCTGAAAGATGCCACCAGTCACCTCATGCACAGCTTTGGTATTAAACGCGTGGTGTTGCCAGATGGACGAGATCAGTGGTTCGGTTGCAGCAAGGAGAAACCACGATGCTTTGGTACGGTGCGAGACGACACACCTGAGTACCTTTATTTGGAGCGCTGGACTCCACCTTGTTGCTTGCGGGCCCTCAGAGAGACCACTAAATACGTGATCAACATCCTGGAGAGCTCTGGTGTGCGTTATTGGCTGGAAGGTGGCTCTTTGCTTGGTGCCGCTCGGCACCAAGACATAATCCCCTGGGACTACGACGTGGACTTGGGCATCTACCTGGAGGATATTCCGAATTGCGACTACCTGAAAAATTTGGACTCAGGATCGCTGGTGGATGCCAACGGGTACGTATGGGAGCGAGCGGTAGAGGGTGACTTTTACCGTGTGCAGTACAGTGAAGCTAACCACCTGCATGTGGATTTGTGGCCGTTCTACCCTCGCAACGGAGTTATGACCAAGGACACCTGGACTGAGCACAAACAAGATGTTGAGTTCCCAGAGCATTTCCTGCAACCGCTGGTGCCGATGCAGTTCGCAGGCATCAGCGCTTATGGCCCTAACAACCATCGTGCCTTCTTGGAGCTCAAGTTTGGGGAGGGCGTTATTGAGAACCCTCAGTATCCCAACCCTGGCAAGAAAAAGCTAGACAGGAGTCGCACAGCAGGATCGTAG